A genomic window from Methanobacterium sp. BRmetb2 includes:
- a CDS encoding multidrug ABC transporter permease translates to MDVVKILKDSYHVMAKDMLELKRNRMSLATLFIMPLLFLVMFGFIFPSGNTQQNMPMGLVNLDQGQGSNEFIAQLEAMNKNTSYMEFKNYSSIDDAKTAINKGKIYGVFIITPGFSDNLTNGKSADFTVYVDNSNPQSSMQIQQVLSSTVSGMNDMKAEANIVDLSKATNQPVNPQAMIFPYILNVQTTIPGQTNYFNFLAPGLMIMIVMMSVMTGIPEAISKEKEMGTFDGMLSAPISQLSVIVGKTAALCTRGLIQCVIILAIAIVLFGVTIQGSILLAFFMLLLGIFSFIGIGILAISLSGDQASSTMIVNLLMFPMMFLGGVFYPIQQMPWFMQAISQVIPLTYAADAMRKIMLLNAGVGDVMTQILILVAFGVVTMAIAVPLFRRSMTR, encoded by the coding sequence ATGGATGTCGTGAAAATATTAAAAGACAGCTACCATGTAATGGCTAAGGACATGTTGGAACTCAAACGCAACCGAATGTCGCTGGCAACACTGTTTATTATGCCTTTATTATTCCTGGTCATGTTTGGTTTCATTTTCCCCAGCGGTAACACGCAACAGAACATGCCCATGGGGTTGGTCAATCTCGATCAGGGTCAGGGAAGTAATGAATTCATAGCTCAGTTGGAGGCCATGAATAAAAATACCAGTTATATGGAGTTTAAAAATTATTCCAGCATAGATGATGCTAAGACTGCAATTAACAAGGGAAAGATATATGGTGTATTTATTATAACTCCTGGATTCTCTGATAATCTAACGAATGGAAAATCTGCCGATTTTACGGTATATGTTGATAACAGCAACCCTCAAAGTTCCATGCAAATTCAACAGGTATTATCCAGCACAGTAAGTGGCATGAATGATATGAAGGCCGAGGCTAATATAGTAGATCTCAGTAAGGCAACAAATCAGCCCGTTAATCCCCAGGCCATGATTTTCCCTTACATCCTTAACGTTCAAACCACAATACCAGGACAAACAAATTACTTCAACTTCCTGGCACCGGGATTGATGATCATGATCGTGATGATGAGTGTCATGACTGGTATTCCGGAAGCTATCTCTAAAGAGAAGGAAATGGGCACCTTTGATGGAATGTTATCAGCACCAATCAGTCAACTCTCTGTTATCGTTGGTAAAACTGCAGCACTGTGCACCAGAGGTTTAATCCAATGCGTAATAATACTTGCAATTGCTATAGTTCTCTTTGGAGTTACCATTCAAGGAAGCATCCTGCTGGCATTCTTTATGCTCCTTCTAGGCATATTCAGCTTCATAGGAATAGGAATACTTGCCATTTCCCTGTCTGGAGATCAGGCCTCAAGTACCATGATTGTGAACCTGTTGATGTTTCCTATGATGTTCTTGGGAGGTGTTTTCTACCCGATTCAACAGATGCCATGGTTTATGCAGGCTATTTCGCAGGTAATCCCGTTGACTTATGCTGCTGATGCAATGCGTAAGATAATGCTTTTAAATGCGGGTGTTGGAGATGTAATGACTCAGATACTTATACTGGTAGCTTTTGGAGTTGTTACAATGGCTATTGCAGTGCCGCTCTTCAGGAGATCCATGACCAGATAG
- a CDS encoding MFS transporter: MAGNQYKWGTVLVACLAIFIIVLDSSAMNVAITNLVVDLNTTLSVIQAIIALYALIIASFMLLGSKLQDILGRKKTFILGLLIYGSGTTIATLSMNAGMLLIGWAVLEGIGAAMMFPATTTLVASSYEGKDRITAFGIWGGIAAMGAAIGPIIGGIFTTYLSWRLVFGSELLFIAAILIFRHYLTESKPTLKWKDLDIVGALLSIVSLVLIVLGILLLTKPQFWEYVLTLIVSGSIIFIVFLLWQRRRINKGLEPLTDISLLKNRLFGLGNINSIISQIPLAGFLFIIPVFLQQVTKLNAFDTGLTLFPASITILVFSIIGARLSSVLESKYILMIGFLISAVGTFILSGVFNVNTQMMDIIPGTIVFGVGVGLLLSQLTNLTMSAARSDQETDASGLFNSFKNLGYSLGTALIGVLLLIGIFGGLTAGIESSGVAENMTTKEIQDSLFNYVEKMQTGKPPIPSELVPQATQIIDSTISSAMKQTFTTLSLILVLGFITSFFLPKTKYQPP; encoded by the coding sequence ATGGCTGGAAATCAATATAAATGGGGTACAGTTTTAGTTGCTTGTTTAGCAATTTTCATAATTGTTCTAGATTCATCGGCAATGAACGTTGCAATAACCAATCTAGTAGTGGACTTAAATACTACTTTATCTGTTATTCAGGCAATTATTGCATTATATGCTCTCATAATAGCCTCATTCATGCTTTTAGGCAGTAAACTTCAGGATATTCTTGGTAGAAAGAAAACTTTTATTTTAGGTCTATTGATTTATGGGTCGGGAACAACAATTGCAACTCTTAGTATGAATGCAGGTATGCTCCTTATAGGATGGGCTGTTTTAGAGGGTATTGGTGCTGCTATGATGTTTCCTGCAACCACTACACTTGTAGCTTCTAGTTATGAAGGTAAGGATAGAATCACCGCCTTTGGAATTTGGGGAGGAATTGCAGCAATGGGTGCAGCCATAGGCCCTATAATAGGGGGAATTTTCACCACTTACCTTTCATGGCGATTGGTATTTGGATCTGAACTGCTATTTATTGCAGCCATATTAATATTCAGACACTACTTGACAGAATCAAAACCAACCCTGAAATGGAAAGATTTAGACATTGTAGGGGCGCTGCTTTCAATCGTGTCACTTGTATTAATCGTTTTAGGCATTTTACTGCTGACAAAACCACAATTCTGGGAATACGTTTTGACTCTGATTGTTTCTGGTTCGATTATATTCATTGTATTCCTATTATGGCAGAGAAGAAGAATTAATAAAGGTTTAGAACCGTTGACCGACATATCTCTTCTTAAAAATCGTCTGTTTGGATTGGGTAATATTAACTCCATTATATCTCAAATTCCTCTGGCCGGTTTTCTTTTCATCATACCGGTATTCCTGCAGCAGGTCACCAAACTGAATGCATTTGATACAGGTTTAACCCTTTTCCCAGCATCCATCACCATTCTTGTGTTTTCAATAATTGGAGCGAGATTATCATCAGTTTTAGAATCTAAATATATATTGATGATTGGTTTTCTAATCTCTGCAGTAGGAACATTCATCCTATCTGGGGTTTTTAATGTGAACACTCAAATGATGGATATTATACCTGGAACCATAGTCTTTGGAGTAGGAGTTGGCCTTTTACTATCACAGTTAACTAATCTAACCATGTCTGCTGCTAGAAGTGACCAGGAAACTGATGCTTCTGGCTTATTTAATTCCTTTAAAAATTTAGGATATTCATTAGGAACTGCTTTAATTGGTGTTTTACTTTTGATTGGAATATTTGGAGGTCTTACAGCAGGTATAGAGTCATCGGGTGTGGCTGAGAATATGACCACCAAAGAGATTCAGGACAGTCTTTTTAATTATGTGGAAAAGATGCAGACGGGTAAACCCCCAATACCCTCTGAACTCGTGCCACAGGCTACCCAGATAATTGATTCAACAATAAGCTCGGCAATGAAGCAAACATTTACTACGTTATCATTAATTCTTGTTTTAGGATTTATTACGAGTTTTTTCCTCCCTAAGACTAAATATCAGCCCCCTTAA
- a CDS encoding sirohydrochlorin nickelochelatase, which translates to MSEEEMKKTGVVLAGHGSSLPFGKQVLEDLAEQYKKNSKYLVEIGFMNISKPSIPEAINTLAVRGVNEVIVLPVFLAHGVHTTQDIPRILGLKNDESSHKHSHHHAHGSDHNEEIEFDGQILYGEPLGADSRLVDIIEDRIESVIKDAKD; encoded by the coding sequence ATGAGTGAAGAAGAAATGAAAAAAACTGGTGTTGTATTAGCAGGACATGGAAGCAGCCTGCCATTTGGAAAACAAGTCTTAGAAGATTTAGCTGAACAGTACAAAAAAAATTCAAAGTACCTGGTTGAGATCGGTTTTATGAACATATCCAAACCATCTATACCCGAGGCCATTAATACACTGGCGGTTAGGGGTGTGAATGAGGTTATTGTGCTGCCAGTATTCCTTGCACACGGAGTCCACACCACACAGGACATACCCCGCATCCTTGGTTTAAAAAATGATGAATCTTCACATAAACACAGTCACCACCATGCACATGGCAGTGACCATAATGAGGAAATTGAGTTTGATGGCCAGATCCTATACGGTGAGCCTCTGGGGGCAGATTCCCGGCTGGTGGATATAATAGAAGACCGGATTGAATCTGTTATTAAAGATGCAAAAGATTAG
- a CDS encoding daunorubicin ABC transporter ATP-binding protein, which translates to MTEQAIELNNLTKKFGDFTAVDDLSLEVEHGEIFGFLGPNGAGKSTTIRMLCTLAQPTSGSAKVAGYDLIKDSAKVRENIGLVAEKMIMYDKLTAAENLRFFGKLYAIPKQKLEEKIDELLELVNMQVWKNTQISKFSTGMKQRINVIRALLPEPNVLFMDEPTLGLDPQTTFSIRDITKDINKSGVTVILTTHAMAEAEALSDRVAIIDHGKVAALDTPQNLKNRIADSDTTVFGIKITNLTSELMKKIDALVCVAAVAQQDHYNLKISAKGTDALNQIIDAIRREGGKIASITNSNESTLEDVFLAVTGKEMRDQASEKSAPVHHGHGPEPKARVR; encoded by the coding sequence ATGACAGAACAAGCTATTGAGTTAAATAATCTCACCAAAAAATTCGGTGATTTTACAGCGGTGGATGATCTATCGCTTGAGGTAGAACACGGAGAGATATTTGGCTTTTTAGGTCCAAACGGCGCAGGTAAAAGTACCACCATACGAATGCTCTGTACCCTGGCCCAACCTACATCCGGCTCAGCTAAAGTAGCCGGCTACGACTTAATTAAAGATTCTGCCAAAGTCCGCGAGAACATAGGACTTGTGGCAGAAAAGATGATTATGTATGATAAACTTACCGCGGCAGAAAATCTCCGGTTCTTCGGGAAGCTCTATGCTATACCAAAACAAAAGCTGGAGGAAAAAATAGATGAGCTGCTTGAGCTGGTTAACATGCAGGTATGGAAAAATACGCAGATCAGTAAGTTTTCCACGGGTATGAAACAACGAATTAATGTTATCCGAGCGTTGCTTCCAGAGCCCAATGTACTATTCATGGATGAGCCCACACTGGGCCTAGATCCACAGACCACATTTTCTATAAGGGATATTACCAAAGATATCAACAAGAGCGGAGTCACAGTTATATTAACCACGCATGCTATGGCAGAGGCAGAAGCGCTGAGTGATCGCGTTGCAATCATTGATCACGGTAAGGTTGCTGCTTTAGACACACCTCAGAATCTGAAAAATAGGATAGCAGACAGTGATACTACTGTATTTGGCATAAAAATTACAAATCTGACATCTGAGTTGATGAAAAAGATTGATGCACTTGTTTGTGTGGCTGCTGTGGCCCAACAGGATCACTACAACCTGAAGATCAGTGCTAAGGGTACAGATGCTCTTAATCAGATCATTGATGCTATTCGTCGTGAAGGTGGTAAAATTGCCTCTATAACCAACAGCAATGAATCCACACTGGAAGATGTTTTCCTGGCTGTTACAGGTAAGGAAATGCGTGATCAAGCCAGTGAAAAATCAGCTCCTGTGCATCATGGGCATGGACCAGAACCTAAAGCAAGAGTAAGGTGA
- a CDS encoding pyridoxamine 5'-phosphate oxidase: MQKTVIVYESEYGTTEKIAKYLSLVLGPAKYCKTADFSDNYKDFDFIIIGSPIYSGKILPKITEFIEENINWLKKKNVSLFCTCINIEDGNENLIALEKILGNVITKRALGGILKLDRLKENDSQLLKEFSEKLGFKLGDMDKFKLEDVVNYALELKLIKDDLIPKMPVTDLKNILEEFLTNHNTCTLSTSHKQRVRSTPIEYNYNNGYIYLLSEGGEKFANILLNKDVSVAVYEDYTNMDNLAGMQISGTASVVENKEEYKNIIAMKGLNLNFIKKMPVNMNIIKIKIKKIEFLYSKFKKMGYEPKQIIQFD; the protein is encoded by the coding sequence ATGCAAAAAACTGTGATAGTTTATGAGAGTGAGTATGGAACTACTGAGAAGATTGCTAAATACTTATCTTTGGTTTTAGGTCCGGCAAAATATTGTAAAACCGCCGATTTTAGTGATAATTATAAGGATTTTGACTTCATAATTATTGGTTCTCCTATATACAGTGGAAAAATCCTGCCTAAGATAACTGAATTTATTGAAGAAAACATTAACTGGTTAAAAAAGAAGAATGTTTCTCTATTTTGTACCTGTATAAATATTGAGGATGGGAATGAAAATTTAATCGCGCTTGAGAAAATTTTAGGAAATGTAATAACTAAAAGAGCTCTAGGCGGAATATTAAAACTTGATAGGCTAAAAGAGAATGATTCTCAATTATTAAAGGAATTCAGTGAAAAACTTGGCTTTAAATTAGGGGATATGGATAAATTTAAACTGGAAGATGTGGTGAACTATGCGCTGGAGTTAAAATTGATAAAAGATGATCTTATACCAAAAATGCCAGTTACAGATTTAAAAAATATCTTAGAAGAATTTTTAACCAACCACAACACATGTACACTTTCCACATCTCATAAACAAAGGGTAAGATCAACGCCTATTGAATACAACTATAATAATGGATATATCTACCTTTTAAGCGAAGGTGGGGAAAAATTTGCCAATATTCTACTGAATAAAGATGTTTCTGTCGCTGTATATGAGGACTACACCAACATGGATAATTTAGCTGGTATGCAGATATCTGGCACTGCATCAGTGGTTGAAAATAAAGAAGAATACAAGAATATAATCGCCATGAAGGGTTTAAATTTAAATTTCATCAAAAAAATGCCGGTAAACATGAATATAATAAAAATAAAAATAAAAAAAATCGAATTTCTATATTCCAAATTCAAAAAAATGGGCTATGAACCCAAACAGATTATCCAATTCGATTGA